A genomic segment from Paenibacillus sp. FSL K6-1096 encodes:
- a CDS encoding S-layer homology domain-containing protein yields MNNHPFVKKVWSGILAMAILLPVFTPALAPLPAAFGAAAEPSGVVKVEDFEQVSLTDLTFDSARIHSGSLALETNPKYVHSGAKSLRIDYDFIGITDNPSQVAVGPATQLPLSDRTPKRIGMWVYANQEGHGLTSKFYVSSTGKSKTYEIRSEETGIDWSGWKYVEADIGSDLTMPGTLAFYFQMKERQMSKKNKGSIWIDDVRLIYDEPINEDMDVPVLSPAAPAPNQMLSAPVTDIILSAEDAKSGIDPDSIRLTVDGQAAAPSAYAYDLNLKQIIYHPELPLAGGYHQVLAEVKDRAGNPAASEYAFQIEHGARFSLEAPEEAVSNDTYRLKLKATDVGEVKSFQARIKFDPATLQANVVTARSGLSQVKTTLDNTGGYVEVSAEGLQGDQAEALASIDFEVNRSAKMERGETAKYIEMVDGSFGYGSGTPVRSLASPLTFKIGFPYKISIKGSGLLTQSIITVTSRAGAPVEGAGIDFTDTSGPQTYVRVTADGAKVYAKADSSSAILLTVEKNAQMFATAGSASEFTKVYLPDGSKAGYISSVDVEQDDLTTGMGLTDAKGEIRTSLTNLAIGTWSVQAVKDGGTSESIRMNVVAPFGGEDPQYVQTFVTEDMKTMMSVGWQSAPSVQEAYIQYMKDSDWVDSDLTNAPAKAAVQRAFSDVEVIPEAAGGPMGEIKFHNALVTGLEPGTGYHYRVGYEGHWSDWYSYKTVEAAPDKPVSFVFVTDSHTKGDNGLETYQQLIKNAFTNYPDTQFIMHGGDMVDDGAVLNEWNQFREASSVYASSVPSAYAMGNHDVKGGGKYIFAKGLGLPLNGPEIQKEYAYSFDSGEVHFVVLNSEADEVTMGKQAEWLREDLISSNKKWKIVMFHKPAYHTEDGRGNLIEYTQTYFAPILEELKVDLVLEGHDHVYARTYPMSKGKPLPSGEQGTVYLDGGASGWKFYDGSKYEYLDFMFDEDVPVYSAIQVSHDQIIIQARTTESAEFIDNYTIVKKDERTLTSVAVAPAELKLNAGDKHATVLTATYSDNSTADVTNQAVWTSSNEQVATVDAEGIIHAVEVGEATIQANYGNLPPVKLTVTVQAEGTPPKLLKLIAEPGTHTLQVNKQAASVISAVYDNGVNTVVTDQVHWTSSDPAVASVSEKGIITGVAAGDGVTVTASFGGLTVAILIVVEGGTVPVVTPTSTPQAVGTPETTPAPKPAVTPAATPKPTLSPTATPTPSPAITAAPVKPTLTRPVLKDGLDLDALKSIVATGRTAAMVSFKDVPAVLWSASFIERAARMGMITGYADGSFHPEAKVTRAEFAVMLTKAFGLTGSQGTGFSDTQGHWASMALAALQQHGVIQGYADGSFHPKQEITRAEAVTMLARLTSYVPGTPARFSDLPASWAEEPINAFANAGIISGTGNGAFKPKESASRAEAVVMIIRLMDKLVETGQE; encoded by the coding sequence GTGAATAATCATCCATTTGTAAAAAAAGTATGGAGCGGGATTTTGGCTATGGCGATTCTGCTTCCCGTCTTTACACCTGCCCTGGCTCCGTTACCGGCTGCTTTTGGGGCTGCGGCGGAGCCAAGCGGTGTTGTGAAGGTAGAGGATTTTGAACAGGTGAGCTTAACGGACCTGACCTTCGACAGTGCCCGCATTCACAGCGGCAGTCTGGCGCTGGAGACCAATCCGAAATACGTACATAGCGGAGCGAAGTCCCTGCGGATTGATTATGACTTCATTGGCATAACCGATAACCCGTCTCAGGTTGCCGTTGGTCCGGCCACTCAGCTGCCGCTCTCGGATAGAACCCCCAAGAGAATCGGGATGTGGGTATACGCCAATCAGGAAGGGCATGGTCTGACCTCCAAATTCTACGTGTCTTCCACGGGCAAATCGAAAACGTATGAAATCAGGAGTGAAGAGACCGGGATCGACTGGAGCGGCTGGAAGTATGTTGAGGCTGATATTGGGTCTGACCTGACTATGCCGGGTACGCTGGCCTTCTACTTCCAAATGAAAGAAAGACAAATGAGCAAAAAGAATAAAGGCTCGATTTGGATTGATGACGTCAGGCTGATCTATGATGAGCCGATTAATGAGGATATGGATGTGCCTGTGTTAAGTCCAGCGGCACCAGCTCCTAATCAAATGTTGAGCGCTCCTGTCACTGACATTATTCTGTCTGCGGAGGATGCCAAGTCGGGCATTGATCCGGATTCGATCCGGTTAACGGTGGATGGTCAGGCTGCGGCACCGTCAGCTTATGCCTATGATCTGAATCTCAAGCAGATTATTTATCACCCGGAGCTTCCGCTGGCTGGAGGGTATCATCAAGTGCTGGCAGAAGTGAAGGATAGGGCTGGTAATCCGGCAGCGTCAGAATATGCTTTTCAGATTGAGCATGGGGCCAGATTTAGCTTGGAAGCCCCGGAGGAGGCTGTCAGTAATGACACCTACCGGCTGAAGCTGAAGGCGACGGACGTGGGCGAAGTCAAGAGCTTCCAGGCCAGAATCAAGTTCGATCCAGCGACACTACAGGCAAATGTAGTTACTGCCCGCTCCGGCTTGAGCCAGGTGAAGACGACTCTCGATAATACAGGCGGCTATGTTGAAGTCAGTGCAGAGGGACTGCAAGGGGATCAGGCGGAGGCTCTGGCAAGTATTGATTTTGAGGTGAACCGGTCTGCGAAAATGGAGCGCGGCGAGACGGCCAAATATATAGAGATGGTGGATGGCAGCTTCGGGTATGGAAGCGGGACGCCAGTTCGTTCCTTAGCCTCCCCTCTTACGTTTAAGATAGGGTTTCCTTACAAGATCAGCATCAAGGGATCAGGCTTGCTCACTCAGAGTATCATCACGGTTACCTCCCGCGCAGGAGCGCCGGTGGAGGGAGCCGGGATTGATTTTACCGATACCAGCGGTCCTCAGACTTATGTGCGTGTAACCGCCGACGGGGCCAAAGTATATGCCAAAGCCGATTCATCGTCTGCAATACTGCTTACTGTTGAGAAAAACGCGCAGATGTTCGCCACAGCAGGCAGTGCCTCCGAATTCACCAAGGTGTATTTGCCGGATGGCAGCAAGGCGGGGTACATCTCATCCGTGGATGTGGAGCAGGATGATCTTACCACAGGAATGGGCTTAACGGATGCCAAGGGAGAGATTCGTACGTCCCTGACTAACCTTGCCATTGGCACTTGGAGCGTGCAGGCGGTCAAGGATGGTGGTACCAGCGAGAGTATCCGTATGAATGTTGTAGCTCCGTTTGGCGGGGAAGATCCGCAATATGTGCAGACCTTTGTTACCGAGGATATGAAGACAATGATGAGTGTCGGGTGGCAGAGCGCGCCGAGTGTTCAAGAAGCTTACATCCAGTATATGAAGGATAGTGATTGGGTGGACAGTGACCTGACGAATGCTCCTGCAAAAGCAGCCGTACAGCGTGCGTTCTCTGACGTGGAGGTCATCCCTGAGGCTGCAGGCGGACCTATGGGCGAAATTAAGTTCCACAACGCATTGGTGACGGGGCTTGAGCCGGGTACAGGGTATCATTACAGAGTCGGCTACGAAGGCCATTGGAGCGATTGGTACAGTTATAAGACGGTGGAGGCTGCGCCGGACAAGCCTGTTTCTTTTGTATTTGTAACCGATTCACATACCAAAGGGGACAATGGGCTGGAGACCTATCAGCAATTGATCAAGAATGCGTTCACCAATTATCCCGATACCCAGTTCATTATGCATGGCGGTGATATGGTCGATGACGGAGCGGTTTTGAATGAATGGAACCAGTTCCGGGAAGCTTCGTCGGTCTACGCCTCCTCTGTTCCTTCAGCGTATGCCATGGGCAATCATGATGTCAAAGGGGGAGGAAAGTACATTTTCGCCAAAGGCTTGGGGCTTCCTCTTAATGGGCCTGAGATCCAGAAGGAGTATGCTTATTCGTTCGATTCGGGAGAAGTGCATTTCGTGGTGCTGAATTCTGAAGCGGACGAAGTAACGATGGGCAAACAAGCGGAGTGGCTGCGGGAGGATCTAATAAGCAGTAATAAAAAATGGAAGATTGTCATGTTCCACAAACCTGCCTATCATACCGAAGACGGACGCGGTAATCTGATTGAATACACACAGACTTATTTTGCCCCTATTCTCGAAGAATTGAAGGTTGATCTGGTGCTGGAAGGCCATGACCATGTATATGCGCGGACTTATCCTATGAGCAAAGGCAAGCCGCTGCCAAGCGGAGAGCAAGGAACGGTCTATCTGGACGGCGGGGCGTCCGGCTGGAAGTTCTACGATGGAAGCAAATATGAGTATCTTGATTTCATGTTTGACGAGGATGTTCCGGTCTATTCAGCCATTCAGGTGAGCCATGATCAGATTATCATCCAAGCCCGCACTACAGAGAGTGCAGAATTCATTGACAACTATACGATTGTGAAAAAGGATGAGCGGACGCTCACTTCCGTGGCTGTAGCTCCGGCCGAATTGAAGCTGAATGCCGGCGATAAGCACGCGACGGTGCTTACAGCAACCTATAGTGATAACTCCACTGCCGATGTTACGAATCAAGCGGTATGGACATCTTCTAATGAGCAGGTAGCTACAGTAGATGCCGAGGGCATCATTCATGCCGTTGAAGTGGGCGAGGCGACGATCCAGGCGAATTACGGCAACCTGCCGCCGGTGAAGCTAACAGTAACGGTTCAGGCAGAAGGTACACCCCCTAAGCTGCTGAAGCTGATTGCCGAGCCTGGCACACACACCTTACAGGTGAACAAGCAAGCAGCTTCCGTGATTTCGGCGGTATATGACAATGGAGTAAATACAGTGGTTACGGATCAGGTCCATTGGACATCTTCAGATCCTGCGGTCGCCTCGGTGTCGGAAAAGGGGATCATTACGGGGGTTGCAGCGGGGGACGGGGTAACGGTCACGGCTTCCTTCGGCGGCTTAACCGTTGCGATTCTCATCGTCGTTGAGGGCGGAACGGTACCGGTGGTAACGCCGACGTCAACGCCACAAGCGGTAGGAACACCGGAAACAACGCCAGCACCAAAGCCGGCAGTAACACCGGCAGCAACGCCAAAACCAACACTGTCACCAACAGCAACGCCGACACCGTCACCGGCTATAACTGCCGCTCCTGTGAAGCCAACCTTAACCAGACCTGTGCTGAAAGACGGATTGGACTTAGATGCGCTAAAATCTATCGTTGCAACAGGCCGGACGGCTGCTATGGTTTCATTTAAGGATGTACCCGCAGTTCTGTGGAGTGCATCGTTCATTGAGCGTGCAGCCCGGATGGGGATGATAACGGGCTACGCGGATGGTTCATTCCATCCTGAAGCCAAAGTAACACGTGCGGAGTTTGCCGTAATGCTCACAAAAGCTTTCGGCCTGACCGGCTCACAGGGGACCGGATTCTCCGATACGCAGGGGCATTGGGCTTCGATGGCACTTGCAGCGCTTCAACAACATGGAGTGATTCAGGGCTATGCCGATGGTTCCTTCCACCCCAAGCAGGAGATCACCCGTGCGGAAGCTGTGACTATGCTGGCGCGTCTTACGAGCTATGTTCCCGGCACACCAGCACGATTCTCTGACCTCCCGGCAAGCTGGGCGGAAGAGCCAATTAATGCCTTCGCTAATGCGGGGATTATCTCAGGGACAGGCAATGGCGCCTTCAAACCGAAGGAATCCGCTTCCCGCGCTGAAGCCGTAGTGATGATCATCCGGCTCATGGATAAACTTGTTGAAACGGGTCAGGAGTAG
- a CDS encoding transposase produces MFFPELDSMLDYSETRFLMQELLVDIVGEEARELDLLLEIRYKGLDGYILIHLEPQSYRDSRFHERMFIYFSRLFERYRKEHKLIIPIAIFTSDEIREEQDTLEMVIPEHQILRFQFLKVELRNQNWRRFIDSDNAVAAALLAKMGYTTREARDVRREFLRMFMKLKTRLDQGRLALVMSVADLYFQPDRAQDEEIIKELMIQYPEEGEAIMELMPAWKRWGYEEGIAEGIEQGIEKGIEQGIERGIEQGVEKGQAEIIRKLLLHGFTPEEVSKAVELPIEKIKKLM; encoded by the coding sequence TTGTTTTTCCCTGAGCTTGATTCGATGCTGGACTACAGTGAGACCCGGTTTCTGATGCAGGAGCTGCTGGTCGATATTGTTGGCGAGGAAGCGCGGGAGCTGGATCTGCTGCTGGAAATCCGCTACAAAGGATTGGACGGTTATATTCTGATTCATCTGGAGCCGCAGTCGTATAGGGATTCACGGTTTCATGAACGGATGTTTATTTACTTCAGCCGTCTGTTTGAGCGCTACCGCAAAGAGCATAAGCTGATTATTCCCATTGCGATCTTCACTTCAGATGAGATCAGGGAAGAGCAGGACACCTTGGAGATGGTGATTCCTGAGCACCAGATCCTGCGCTTTCAGTTTCTCAAGGTCGAACTGCGCAATCAGAACTGGCGCCGCTTTATTGATTCGGATAATGCGGTAGCTGCTGCGTTACTGGCCAAGATGGGTTATACTACAAGAGAAGCGAGAGATGTGCGCCGGGAGTTCCTGCGTATGTTCATGAAGCTGAAGACACGGCTCGATCAAGGACGGCTGGCGCTTGTGATGTCAGTGGCAGATTTATATTTCCAGCCGGACCGGGCCCAGGATGAAGAGATTATAAAAGAGTTAATGATACAATATCCGGAGGAGGGTGAAGCGATTATGGAATTGATGCCGGCCTGGAAGCGTTGGGGATACGAAGAAGGTATAGCTGAAGGCATAGAACAGGGAATTGAGAAAGGCATAGAACAAGGCATAGAACGGGGAATTGAGCAAGGAGTAGAAAAAGGCCAGGCGGAGATTATCCGCAAGCTACTGCTTCACGGATTCACTCCGGAAGAGGTGTCCAAAGCGGTGGAGTTACCGATAGAGAAGATTAAGAAGCTGATGTAA
- a CDS encoding SDR family NAD(P)-dependent oxidoreductase — protein sequence MKLSANTILITGGGSGIGLAMAERFIQMGNTVIITGRREEVLQAAKEKFPELITRVCDLKAESERLGLFDWVTASYPGVNVLVNNAGIQQRFNVQTADVKHHWADYNQEITTNLEAPLHLAMLFAPYFASQEAASILNVTSGLAFTPFAIAPIYSATKAALHSFTMSLRLQLSATSVEVIEVAPPAVNTDLGGTGLHVHGEPLDAFTDGIFQGLTEGLQEIGYGSSVERLRMSRDRIDEYAAQMYEATKSYIE from the coding sequence ATGAAGCTCTCAGCAAACACCATTCTGATTACAGGCGGAGGCTCCGGCATTGGACTGGCGATGGCCGAACGGTTCATCCAGATGGGGAATACGGTCATCATTACCGGACGGCGTGAAGAGGTGCTGCAGGCTGCAAAGGAGAAATTCCCGGAGCTGATTACCCGAGTGTGTGATTTAAAGGCAGAGTCTGAACGTCTCGGCTTATTCGACTGGGTAACCGCAAGCTATCCCGGAGTGAATGTTCTGGTGAACAATGCCGGAATTCAGCAGCGGTTCAATGTGCAGACAGCGGATGTGAAGCATCACTGGGCTGATTACAATCAGGAAATCACCACGAATCTTGAAGCTCCGCTTCATCTGGCGATGCTGTTTGCTCCATACTTCGCAAGCCAGGAAGCCGCATCCATCCTTAATGTGACCTCAGGTCTGGCCTTTACTCCGTTTGCCATTGCCCCCATTTATTCTGCCACGAAGGCGGCCCTACACTCCTTCACCATGAGTCTGAGGCTCCAGCTCTCCGCGACCTCTGTTGAAGTGATCGAGGTTGCGCCCCCGGCAGTGAATACGGACCTCGGCGGAACAGGACTGCATGTGCATGGCGAGCCGTTAGATGCGTTCACGGATGGAATCTTCCAGGGACTCACTGAGGGCCTCCAGGAGATCGGATACGGCAGCTCGGTGGAACGGCTGCGCATGTCGCGCGACCGGATTGATGAATACGCGGCCCAGATGTATGAAGCAACGAAGAGCTATATTGAATAA
- a CDS encoding MerR family transcriptional regulator produces MKYYSIGEAAARLGVPESTIRYYEKQGLLPRMERDEAGRRIFTEDYLAFLKIILYLKNTQMPISRIRQYVDWMAEGDSTIALRLAMFQEHKQAVLDQIALMTESLQGIDKKIERYTNYLKTNRKEVLS; encoded by the coding sequence ATGAAGTATTATTCCATTGGCGAAGCTGCGGCCCGGTTAGGGGTTCCGGAATCCACCATACGTTATTATGAGAAGCAGGGGCTGCTGCCCCGGATGGAGCGCGATGAGGCAGGCAGGCGGATTTTCACGGAGGATTATCTCGCTTTCCTTAAGATCATCCTCTATCTGAAAAACACACAAATGCCCATCAGCCGGATCAGACAATATGTGGACTGGATGGCAGAAGGGGACAGCACCATTGCGCTGCGGCTGGCCATGTTTCAAGAACATAAGCAGGCGGTATTAGACCAGATTGCACTCATGACCGAATCCTTGCAGGGGATAGACAAGAAAATAGAGCGGTATACGAATTATTTGAAAACTAATCGAAAAGAGGTTTTATCATGA
- a CDS encoding DUF1349 domain-containing protein, with protein sequence MTKTDFAAYKWMNEGDIRFEENAVIMSAPPKSDFFCNNGAIAEEGLTPESLTNAPFFYTEVTGDFVLRVKVSHDFRDTYDSSSIMVMQDLSVWAKACFELTDFNTHAVVSVVTNQTSDDANGCNIDGNEVWLQAARSGNAFAFHYSTDGVRFDMMRFFTLPVEDTIRVGLLAQAPTGEGGERRYEQYSLEPRTVKNIRAGE encoded by the coding sequence ATGACGAAGACTGATTTTGCGGCTTACAAGTGGATGAATGAGGGAGACATCAGGTTTGAGGAGAACGCGGTTATTATGAGTGCGCCGCCGAAAAGCGACTTTTTCTGCAACAACGGGGCCATTGCCGAGGAGGGGCTGACTCCTGAGAGTCTGACGAATGCTCCCTTCTTCTATACAGAGGTGACCGGAGATTTCGTGCTGCGCGTGAAGGTCAGCCATGACTTCAGGGATACGTATGATTCCTCTTCCATTATGGTGATGCAGGACCTTAGCGTCTGGGCCAAGGCCTGCTTTGAGCTGACCGATTTCAATACTCATGCCGTGGTCAGCGTGGTCACGAACCAGACCTCAGATGACGCGAACGGCTGTAACATTGACGGCAATGAGGTATGGCTTCAGGCGGCCCGGTCGGGTAACGCCTTTGCTTTTCATTATTCTACAGATGGAGTCAGGTTCGACATGATGCGCTTCTTCACGTTGCCTGTGGAAGACACGATCCGGGTAGGATTACTGGCCCAAGCCCCAACAGGTGAAGGCGGAGAGAGAAGGTATGAGCAGTACTCGCTGGAACCGCGGACCGTTAAGAATATTAGAGCTGGGGAATAA
- a CDS encoding TetR/AcrR family transcriptional regulator: MPKIVDHSERKSHIAEATWRVIVRHGIQGATVRNIAAEAGVSLGALRHYFSTQHELLDFAMNLVKERVTVRCIDIMQQELPPREKVSKVLLELLPTDEGSMAEMEIWLAFTFHLKTPGASGTELGDGIHPLAIRLIEYLDANALLKENLDKELEAERLYAILDGLALHALLEPKRLDRERIIRVLEGHLDSICI; this comes from the coding sequence ATGCCAAAAATTGTAGATCATTCCGAACGAAAATCACATATTGCCGAAGCCACCTGGCGTGTCATAGTGCGGCATGGAATCCAAGGGGCTACGGTGCGTAATATTGCTGCCGAGGCGGGAGTGTCTCTGGGGGCGCTGCGCCATTATTTCTCTACCCAGCATGAATTGCTGGATTTTGCCATGAATCTCGTGAAGGAGCGGGTTACTGTAAGGTGCATAGACATTATGCAGCAGGAGCTTCCCCCGAGAGAGAAGGTCTCCAAGGTTCTTCTGGAGCTCCTTCCTACAGACGAGGGCAGCATGGCGGAGATGGAGATCTGGCTCGCCTTCACCTTCCACCTCAAGACTCCGGGGGCATCGGGCACAGAGCTTGGGGATGGTATCCACCCTCTGGCCATCCGCCTGATAGAATATCTGGACGCGAACGCTCTGCTGAAGGAGAACCTGGATAAGGAGCTTGAAGCCGAGCGGCTGTATGCCATACTGGACGGACTGGCGCTGCACGCGCTGCTGGAGCCTAAGCGGCTGGACCGGGAGCGGATCATCCGGGTATTGGAGGGGCATCTGGATTCGATATGTATTTAG
- a CDS encoding aldo/keto reductase family protein, producing MKYRRLGGTGLKVSEISLGSWLTYGGYVEQDHAVKAIETAYSLGVNFFDTANVYEKGAAEQVLGATLSHYPRESYVLATKVFGVMGDGPNDRGLSRKHITEQCHASLKRLGAEYVDLLYCHRYDPETPLEETLRALDDLVRQGKVLYVGVSEWTAAQMTEALAVADRYLLDHIVVNQPVYNMFERYIEKEIIPLGVRKGIGQVVFSPLAQGLLTGKYSSVSDIPEDSRAARIDWMRKGITEEKITKVQELGKLAAELDISVGNLALAWILRQPNVASALVGASSPEQVEQNVQASGLELSEDVLARIEDIIA from the coding sequence ATGAAGTACCGCAGATTGGGTGGAACAGGACTGAAGGTCAGCGAGATCAGCTTGGGAAGCTGGCTGACGTATGGGGGTTATGTGGAGCAGGACCATGCGGTTAAGGCGATTGAAACCGCTTACTCGCTGGGCGTTAATTTTTTTGATACGGCTAATGTGTATGAAAAAGGGGCGGCGGAGCAGGTGCTGGGGGCAACCTTAAGCCACTATCCGCGTGAATCCTATGTCCTGGCGACCAAGGTATTCGGTGTGATGGGCGATGGTCCTAATGACCGGGGACTGTCCCGCAAGCATATCACGGAACAATGTCATGCCAGCCTGAAGCGGCTTGGTGCAGAATATGTGGATCTGCTCTATTGCCACCGGTACGATCCTGAGACTCCGCTTGAAGAGACTTTGCGGGCGCTGGATGATCTGGTCCGCCAGGGCAAGGTGCTCTATGTAGGGGTAAGCGAGTGGACGGCGGCACAGATGACCGAAGCGCTTGCCGTTGCTGACCGTTACCTGCTGGATCATATCGTGGTTAATCAGCCGGTATACAATATGTTTGAACGCTACATCGAGAAGGAGATTATTCCCCTGGGCGTGCGCAAGGGAATCGGTCAGGTTGTATTCTCTCCGCTGGCCCAAGGCCTGCTGACCGGCAAATACAGCTCCGTCAGCGACATTCCTGAGGATAGCCGGGCGGCAAGAATCGACTGGATGCGCAAAGGGATTACAGAGGAGAAGATTACCAAGGTCCAGGAGCTGGGCAAGCTGGCTGCGGAGCTGGATATCTCTGTCGGCAATCTGGCGCTGGCTTGGATTCTGCGCCAGCCGAATGTGGCCAGTGCCCTGGTCGGGGCCAGCAGTCCCGAGCAGGTGGAGCAGAATGTGCAGGCCTCCGGCCTGGAGCTTAGTGAGGATGTACTGGCACGAATTGAGGATATTATCGCTTAA
- a CDS encoding SDR family oxidoreductase yields MKVLFIGGTGLISQAVSRLAVERGIELYLFNRGERSSLVPEGAQVIQGNIRDKEQAAEALKGYDFDVVVDWIAFTPEHVQTDIELFAGKTRQYIYISSASAYQKPQRHYLITEETPLVNPYWQYSRDKIASEQLLLEAYKTSGFPVTIVRPSHTYGDTAIPAALTSWSHPWSLIERIRKGQPLVIHGDGTSLWTLTHNTDFAKGFVGLLGHPEVIGEAVHITSDEVLNWNQIYAAIGEAAGREPKVVHMSTDFIAAHTPPGTADGLIGDQAVSSVFDNSKIKRLVPDYQATVPFAEGVKRSVAWFEARPELCTVDPDWSKLLDGLLARHGVDAKLLSYYV; encoded by the coding sequence ATGAAGGTTCTATTTATCGGAGGAACGGGGCTTATCAGCCAGGCGGTATCGCGGCTGGCAGTGGAACGGGGAATAGAACTGTATCTGTTCAACCGGGGAGAACGCAGCAGTCTGGTGCCGGAAGGCGCGCAGGTGATTCAGGGGAACATCCGTGACAAGGAGCAGGCGGCAGAGGCACTTAAGGGCTATGACTTCGATGTGGTGGTGGACTGGATTGCCTTCACACCGGAGCATGTGCAGACCGATATTGAGCTGTTCGCCGGAAAGACCCGGCAGTATATCTATATCAGCTCGGCGTCTGCTTACCAGAAGCCGCAGCGCCATTATCTGATTACAGAAGAGACGCCGCTGGTGAACCCGTACTGGCAATATTCCCGGGACAAAATTGCCTCGGAGCAGCTGCTTCTGGAAGCCTATAAGACCAGCGGCTTCCCGGTGACGATTGTCCGCCCTTCCCATACCTACGGGGATACGGCGATTCCGGCAGCGCTGACCAGCTGGAGCCATCCATGGTCTCTGATTGAGCGTATCCGCAAGGGCCAGCCGCTCGTTATTCATGGTGATGGCACTTCCCTGTGGACGCTGACACATAATACCGACTTCGCCAAGGGCTTCGTCGGGCTGCTGGGCCACCCGGAGGTGATTGGGGAGGCGGTACACATCACCTCGGATGAGGTGCTGAACTGGAACCAGATCTATGCAGCAATCGGGGAGGCCGCAGGCCGGGAGCCGAAGGTGGTGCATATGTCCACCGATTTCATCGCCGCGCATACACCGCCCGGGACAGCGGACGGGCTGATCGGGGACCAGGCGGTCAGCAGTGTGTTCGACAACAGCAAGATTAAGCGGCTTGTTCCTGACTATCAGGCTACGGTCCCCTTCGCTGAAGGGGTGAAGCGGTCGGTGGCCTGGTTCGAGGCCCGGCCCGAATTATGCACCGTGGACCCGGACTGGTCCAAGCTGCTGGACGGGTTACTGGCAAGGCATGGCGTGGATGCCAAGCTGCTGAGCTATTACGTGTAA
- a CDS encoding class I SAM-dependent methyltransferase, whose protein sequence is MPTHPYVSRFFVKSDARREQLVYQLPEAWWSRPYEYEWCTHFISPHDVVLDAACGISHPLKFYLAGQSAEVYACDLDARILSREAILQNVAEDIGAEAVRQVEAVPVPRLHLAQANLSKLPYEDESFDTIFCISVLEHLSVQDTVLAVREFHRTLNGEGLLILTFDYPTVNLPQMNEILLQAGFRYWGETDFNLPPDAVHTEQWGGLNCFRAVLKKVEV, encoded by the coding sequence ATGCCGACACATCCTTATGTCTCCCGTTTCTTTGTGAAGAGCGATGCACGCCGTGAGCAGCTGGTGTATCAATTGCCGGAGGCCTGGTGGAGCCGACCTTATGAATATGAATGGTGTACCCACTTCATTTCACCGCATGATGTTGTGCTGGATGCAGCCTGCGGAATTTCCCATCCGCTCAAGTTCTATCTGGCCGGGCAGAGCGCTGAGGTCTATGCCTGCGATCTGGATGCCCGGATTCTGTCGCGGGAGGCCATTCTGCAGAATGTAGCCGAGGACATCGGTGCAGAAGCGGTCCGCCAGGTGGAGGCAGTGCCGGTGCCCCGTCTGCATCTGGCCCAGGCGAATCTGAGTAAGCTGCCGTATGAGGATGAGAGCTTCGACACGATCTTCTGCATTTCGGTGCTGGAGCATCTGTCTGTGCAGGACACGGTGCTGGCTGTCCGCGAGTTCCACCGGACACTGAACGGAGAGGGCCTGCTGATTCTGACCTTCGATTATCCTACCGTGAATCTGCCGCAGATGAATGAGATTCTGCTGCAGGCCGGATTCCGGTATTGGGGCGAGACCGATTTCAATCTTCCGCCAGACGCTGTGCATACGGAGCAGTGGGGCGGTCTGAACTGCTTCCGGGCGGTGCTCAAGAAGGTGGAAGTCTAG